Proteins found in one Ovis aries strain OAR_USU_Benz2616 breed Rambouillet chromosome 19, ARS-UI_Ramb_v3.0, whole genome shotgun sequence genomic segment:
- the LOC101117539 gene encoding large ribosomal subunit protein uL1-like, translated as MSSKVSRDTLYEAVREVLHGNQHKCRKFLETVEFQISLKNYDPQKDKRFSGTVRLKPAPRPKFSVCVLGDQQHCDEAKAVDIPHMDIEALKKLNKNKKLVKKLAKKYDAFLASESLIKQIPRILGPGLNKAGKFPSLLTHNENMVAKVDEVKSTIKFQMKKVLCLAVAVGHVKMTDDELVYNIHLAVNFLVSLLKKNWQNVRALYIKSTMGKPQHLY; from the coding sequence ATGAGCAGCAAAGTCTCGCGCGACACCCTCTACGAGGCGGTGCGGGAAGTCCTGCACGGGAACCAGCACAAGTGCAGAAAGTTTTTGGAGACGGTGGAGTTTCAGatcagcctgaagaactatgaccCTCAGAAGGACAAACGTTTCTCAGGCACCGTCAGGCTTAAGCCTGCTCCCCGCCCCAAGTTCTCCGTGTGTGTCTTGGGGGACCAGCAGCATTGTGATGAGGCCAAGGCTGTGGATATCCCCCACATGGACATCGAGGCACTGAAAAAACTCAACAAGAATAAGAAACTGGTCAAGAAGCTGGCCAAGAAATATGATGCCTTTTTGGCTTCAGAGTCTCTGATCAAGCAGATCCCCCGAATCCTGGGCCCAGGCCTGAACAAGGCTGGCAAGTTCCCTTCCTTGCTGACCCACAATGAGAACATGGTGGCCAAAGTTGATGAAGTGAAGTCCACGATCAAGTTCCAGATGAAGAAGGTGCTGTGTCTGGCAGTGGCTGTTGGCCACGTgaagatgacagatgatgagctTGTGTACAACATCCACTTAGCTGTCAACTTCCTGGTATCATTGCTCAAGAAAAATTGGCAGAACGTCAGGGCCTTGTACATTAAGAGCACCATGGGCAAGCCCCAGCATCTGTACTGA